CCTGCGGCAATCAGGATGGCCTCATGAATATCAGCCAGGGAATGCATCGTTATCTGAAGCAGCACAGCGTTCCGCACATCTGGCATGTCGACACTCATGGCCACGACGCGACTCATTGGCGGAACAGCCTTTTTCATTTCGCCCAAAAGCTGTTTCGTTGAGGCGGATTCGCAGCCGGCACAAATACTTTGTCACGAAGTCAGGGCCGGTCGATTGCCGAACAGATGAGGGGCCGTCGCGGCGGCACAGCACGCACCCGATTGTGGGTGCTCGCAACTAACCAAATTGTCGAGATATGAAATGCCGAATGCTGTACCACTTTGCCACCGCCGCTTGTTTTATTTTCATGTTGTTCGGTGTTCCCGCAACATCTGTTGCGGACGTCGTCATCAATGAGTTCCTCGCGAGCAACGGAGGCGGATTACGGGACGAGGATTCGCAAAGTCCAGGGTGGATCGAATTAGTGAATCGCGGTGCAACCCCTGTGAACCTCGAGGGCTGGCGCCTGACGGACGCCGAAGACGACCTGTCCAAGTGGACCTTCCCTGCCGTCACCCTGCCTGCCGGCGGCCACTTGATCGTGTTCACATCGGGCAAAAATCGTACAACGCCAGGAATGCCGCTTCATGCGAATTTTCAACTCAGCAACTCGGGCGAGTATCTTGCATTGGTGCAACCCGATGGGACGGTGGCCCATGCCTATTCTCCGGCCTATCCAGGCCAGCGTCAGAATGTTTCTTACGGAATCGAGACCCCAATGATTCCAACGTTGCTCGTTGCGGAAAGTGCCAGCGCCCGGGTGTTTGTCCCAGTGGACGGAAGTTTGGGAAGTTCCTGGACAACGTCGGGCTTCAACGACACTGCATGGACGCCCATCAACGGCCCAGCCGCCTACAATGTTGGGGTCGCGGCGACGCTGGTTCTGGCAATGGATGTGAATGATCGCTCGTCTGCTGCGGGTCCGTTGACACAGGCCGGGTTCTCGTCGTTCGTTATCAACTCGGCGGGTTCCAGCACCGCGATTCAGACAGCGCCCACGTTTCGAAGCTTCGGAGGCGTCACTGTCACTCTCTCGAATACGCCTGGCTTTGGCTACGATGATCGGCTGCGCAATGGCCCGGGCAACAGCGGGGCATTTAATGAATCACTGCTCCTGCGCGATTATGTCAGCTCACAGGACGACAGTGGCACGGGCGGTTTGGATATTCGACTTTCAGGATTGGCCGGGAACCTGCCGCATCGCGTCACGGTTTGGTCGTTCGACGGACAGGGTTTTGGAACAAAAGTCTCGGACTGGTTCGCCAACGGCAATCTCGTAAAAGGCAATTACGCTTTCTCGTCCAGCGCCGCTCCGACAAACAATCAACAGTATCGTTTCCAGTTCAACGCAGCCGCAACGCCGGCGGGAACACTGTTCATTGCTGGCCGGCGGGATCCGGTGAGTTCTTCGTTCGGAGTGTATCTGAACGCGCTTCGCGCCGAACGCCTCACACCGCAGGCGCCGACGAATGCCGTAGGCAATCTGATGCTGAGCAATAATGCCACAGCCTACATCCGTGTTCCGTTCAACGTGGCGAATCCGGCCGCGTTTCACAGCTTGCGGCTTCGCATGCGTTACGACGACGGAATGATTGCGTACATCAATGGGCAGGAAGTGGCTGTTCGCAATGCTCCGGCAATTCCCCAATGGAACTCGGCGGCTGCCATGGCGAACGACGAGGCGCTAATCGAGGAAGTAGTTGTGGTGCCACTCGGCGGATTACTTCAAGCAGGGGCGAACGTCCTGGCAATCCACGGCCTGAACGCAAACGCGTTTGATTCGGATTTCCTCGCAGCGATCGAATTGGAGGGCCTTGCCAGCGGAACTCCTATCGAACGTTACTTCGTTCCGCCGACGCCAGGCACAAACAATGGCGTGGGTTATGCCGGACTCGTGGCTGAAACGCAATCCAGTTTTGGCCGCGGTTTCTATTCAAGCCCGTTCACCGTTACAATCACATCCACAACCCCGTCAGCGTCGATTTACTGGACAACCAACGGAACCCTTCCATCGCCAACGAATGGCGCGCTCTACACCGGTCCCGTTGCGATTCCCGGAACGCGCCTGCTGCGGTCGGCGGCTTTTCTGGCGGGTCATGTGCCGAGCGTGCCTGAAACACATTCGTATATTTTTCTGAGCCAGGTGCTCCAGCAATCCAGCACGCAGCCTGGATACCCCGCGGTGTGGCAGGGGAATTATCCCGCGGATTACGGCATGGATCCGAATGTCGTGAACCACCCTGTCTACGGCGCAACAGTATCGAATGATCTCCGTTCCATCCCGACGCTTTCGCTCGTTTCCTCTCACGACGCGTTCTGGAGTTCTTCGATTGGGATTTACCCCGATGCGATGCTCGAGCGCGAAGTGCCCACGTCTGTCGAGTTGTTCAACGGAAACAACGTTTCACAGTTTCAGATCAATTCTGCGATCCAGATGCATGGGCAGGCGGGGCGCGACAACACGCGTTCCGCGAAGCACTCCTTCCGCCTCGATTTTAAAGGCGAGTACGGCCCCACGCGGCTGGATTATAACTGGTTTGGAGGGGGTGTTTCGGAATTTGATAGCATTATTCTCCGGGCAACCTGGGCCGACACATGGACCACGCGCTATGATCCATTCAGCGGCGTGACACCCCCTTATACGGAGACAAGTCCGTTGCGATACCGGCCGGAAACAGCGACTTACCTTCGCGATGTGTGGGTAAAAGAAACCATGCGCAGCATGGGGCACCTGGCGTCCCGCAGCCGTCATGTGCATCTCTACGTGAACGGCCTTTACTGGGGCATCTACAATCCGAGCGAGCGGCTGGATACGGGATTCTTTGCGAACAATCTCGGCGGGCTCGAGAAGGATTGGGACATCGTCAAGGATCGACAAGACCTCCCCGGCGGGGGATGGAAGGCAGAACTGCAGGACGGCAGTGATGCGGACTGGACCAATCTCATCGCTTTTGTGAACTCAGGCATTCACAGCGAACCTGCATTCCAGGCGGTGGCAGCCCAGGTGGATATCAATAACCTCATCGATTACATGCTGCTGCATGCCGTGGCGGAGGCCAACGACTGGCTTCAGGACGCCAATCCCCACAACTGGGTGGCCGCCCATCGGCGGGCGAATCCCACAAACGGAATCGCCGCGACGCGATGGATTTTTCTCCCTTGGGATCAGGAAATTGCCATGAACCAGGCTCGAACTGAGGATCGGGTCAATGTGAGCGCCGATCAGATGCCCTCTCGCATCTAC
This window of the Verrucomicrobiia bacterium genome carries:
- a CDS encoding lamin tail domain-containing protein; this encodes MLYHFATAACFIFMLFGVPATSVADVVINEFLASNGGGLRDEDSQSPGWIELVNRGATPVNLEGWRLTDAEDDLSKWTFPAVTLPAGGHLIVFTSGKNRTTPGMPLHANFQLSNSGEYLALVQPDGTVAHAYSPAYPGQRQNVSYGIETPMIPTLLVAESASARVFVPVDGSLGSSWTTSGFNDTAWTPINGPAAYNVGVAATLVLAMDVNDRSSAAGPLTQAGFSSFVINSAGSSTAIQTAPTFRSFGGVTVTLSNTPGFGYDDRLRNGPGNSGAFNESLLLRDYVSSQDDSGTGGLDIRLSGLAGNLPHRVTVWSFDGQGFGTKVSDWFANGNLVKGNYAFSSSAAPTNNQQYRFQFNAAATPAGTLFIAGRRDPVSSSFGVYLNALRAERLTPQAPTNAVGNLMLSNNATAYIRVPFNVANPAAFHSLRLRMRYDDGMIAYINGQEVAVRNAPAIPQWNSAAAMANDEALIEEVVVVPLGGLLQAGANVLAIHGLNANAFDSDFLAAIELEGLASGTPIERYFVPPTPGTNNGVGYAGLVAETQSSFGRGFYSSPFTVTITSTTPSASIYWTTNGTLPSPTNGALYTGPVAIPGTRLLRSAAFLAGHVPSVPETHSYIFLSQVLQQSSTQPGYPAVWQGNYPADYGMDPNVVNHPVYGATVSNDLRSIPTLSLVSSHDAFWSSSIGIYPDAMLEREVPTSVELFNGNNVSQFQINSAIQMHGQAGRDNTRSAKHSFRLDFKGEYGPTRLDYNWFGGGVSEFDSIILRATWADTWTTRYDPFSGVTPPYTETSPLRYRPETATYLRDVWVKETMRSMGHLASRSRHVHLYVNGLYWGIYNPSERLDTGFFANNLGGLEKDWDIVKDRQDLPGGGWKAELQDGSDADWTNLIAFVNSGIHSEPAFQAVAAQVDINNLIDYMLLHAVAEANDWLQDANPHNWVAAHRRANPTNGIAATRWIFLPWDQEIAMNQARTEDRVNVSADQMPSRIYSQLRAWPEFRRMYGDRVQKHLFNGGALSPSNNIARMQALAAQIDRAIVGESARWGDAREFDINGNEGTGLTLSRDHWIAELQKLYTNWFPNVMNQRAIARLQAAGLYPLIGAPEFSRFGGAVTNGFALALSHTNLSGVIYFTLDGSDPRQYGTGAIAPGAQAYGASISINSATVVNARVYQAGQWSALVTAEFYPPQDLSKLALTEIMYNPPPSGGASGNDLEFLELKNTGTSSLNLSGLLFTSGITFGFPNNTTLGPGEFFVLARNPAAFAAKYPGVAVSGVYSGQLDNSGEQLTLSHALGSQVFSVTYDDRPDWPVAPDIANFSIVPVFPGSAQAPDQGNRWRASANLGGSPGSDDPEPGIPRIVINEVLAHTDPPLRDSIELFNPGGTNVNLGGWYLTDEPDTPKKFRIPDNTIIPAGGYLYFDQDDFNAIPGAPTSFLLSSTGDDVHLFSAAADGSLTGYSDSAVFGASFNGVSFGRYVNSAGDEFYPRQISRSLGAVNSGPVSGPLVISEIHYNPEADGYEFVEVLNITGNPVPLFSTGFPTNTWRFSGIDYSFPTNMTLVANSTVLVSATNAALFRARYNVPEGVAVLGPFSGQLQNSGENLELQAPDAPNPEGVPYVTIDAVRYNDRNPWPPAADGSGLSLQRAPASGYGSEPLNWIAAAPTPGNVSGTGDTDGDGMNDEWEQEHGTFVFIPDADEDPDKDGLTNREEFMAGTHPNSASNVLRFEHVSISGGAVYLQFNAAANRTYSLLYKSALADTQWLKAADVLAQAAPRVVSITNSVPAGAQRFYRIVTPAQN